In Streptomyces sp. NBC_01381, a genomic segment contains:
- a CDS encoding PP2C family protein-serine/threonine phosphatase, whose translation MIRMRAGAPRRTGRRLPRVEPTRIRRALTLGLPTVWGAVAITYKLACPLAQQDGLGARIVTSAVFFAVGTGLILHVRGGLLRELRQLREIAGAAQNVLLRPLPPRVEGLTVAAGRLSASRGASVGGDLYEVAATDHGVRVVMGDVRGHGLAALATAAAVLGSFREAAYEEPELPLVLRRLERALGRHLRERSRAEHPAGGGAAPESPVAEEFVTVLLMEIGPDGEVTALNCGHPWPHRLSGRAEPVRGGEPLPPLGPFPLPPELPLLHCGSLLPGEALVLHTDGMEDARDAAGRFFPLREALTEAVRVPPVVPQAVICAVYDQLLRHAGRLPADDAALLVLRNDRKLVPLQGEAVGSASTMS comes from the coding sequence ATGATCCGTATGAGGGCTGGAGCTCCCCGCCGGACCGGGCGGAGGCTGCCCCGTGTCGAACCGACGCGGATCCGGCGCGCGCTCACGCTCGGACTGCCGACGGTGTGGGGCGCCGTCGCCATCACGTACAAACTCGCCTGTCCGCTCGCCCAGCAGGACGGACTCGGTGCCCGGATCGTCACCAGCGCCGTCTTCTTCGCGGTCGGCACGGGTCTGATACTGCACGTCCGGGGCGGGCTGCTGCGGGAGTTGCGGCAGCTGCGCGAGATCGCGGGCGCCGCCCAGAACGTGCTGCTTCGGCCGCTGCCGCCGCGCGTCGAGGGCCTCACCGTCGCGGCCGGGCGGCTCTCCGCATCCCGGGGCGCGTCCGTCGGCGGCGACCTGTACGAGGTCGCGGCCACCGACCATGGTGTCCGCGTCGTCATGGGCGATGTCCGCGGGCACGGCCTCGCCGCGCTCGCGACGGCCGCCGCCGTGCTCGGCAGCTTCCGCGAGGCGGCCTACGAGGAACCCGAACTGCCGCTCGTGCTGCGGCGGTTGGAGCGGGCCCTCGGGCGGCATCTGCGCGAGCGGTCGCGGGCCGAGCACCCGGCCGGCGGTGGAGCGGCGCCGGAGAGTCCCGTGGCCGAGGAGTTCGTGACCGTACTCCTGATGGAGATCGGCCCGGACGGTGAGGTGACCGCACTGAACTGCGGCCACCCCTGGCCGCACCGGCTGAGCGGCCGTGCCGAGCCGGTCCGCGGCGGTGAGCCGCTGCCGCCGCTCGGGCCCTTTCCGCTGCCGCCCGAACTGCCCCTGCTGCACTGCGGTTCACTCCTTCCGGGGGAGGCGCTCGTGCTGCACACGGACGGCATGGAGGACGCGCGGGACGCCGCGGGGCGGTTCTTCCCGTTACGGGAGGCGCTCACCGAAGCGGTGCGGGTCCCGCCGGTGGTGCCGCAGGCCGTGATCTGTGCGGTGTACGACCAACTCCTGCGCCACGCCGGACGGTTGCCCGCCGACGACGCGGCGCTGCTCGTCCTGCGCAACGACCGCAAGCTGGTGCCCTTACAGGGTGAGGCGGTGGGCAGCGCGAGCACGATGAGCTGA